A region of the Myxococcus stipitatus DSM 14675 genome:
CCACGGGCCTGTACCTGCAGGACCTGGGGGCCGCGGGCACGGGGGCGGAGGCGACGGACGGGGCGCGGGTCCAGGTGCACTACACGGGCTGGCTCCCCGATGGGACGAAGTTCGAGTCGTCGGAGAACAAGGCGCCGATCGGCTTCAACGTGGGGCGGCGGCAGGTCATCGATGGCTGGGACCAGGGCATCCTGGGCATGCGCGTCGGCGGCAAGCGGCGCCTCATCATCCCCTCCTCGCTGGGCTATGGCTCGCAGGGCTCTTCGTCGGGCCGCATTCCTCCGTACACGGTCCTCATCTTCGAGGTGGAGCTCATCTCCGTCCGCTGACGGGGCGCGGGTTGCCCAGGGCCACGGGCGGAGTGATATAGGCGCCCCAGGTCCGCTGGGGCGTCGGGAGACCCGAGCACGGGTTCCCGATGTGGGGGTTGCACGCCCGGCGAGGGGGACTCGCAATGTCACGGTCCGAGGCGGAAGTGCCCGAAGTGAGCAGCGAGCGAGGGGGCGCGGAGGGAACGCTCCAGGCGCTGCAATCCCTGATGGGATTGGAGACCGAGGCGACGGCCGCGCGGCTCTACGAAGAGCTCAGCCTGGCGCAACGCGAGCGCCTGCTGCGTGAGGCCGAGCAGGCCCCCTCGGATGTCCGCGCGCGTCTGTCGGAGGTGCTGCGCTTCGCGCGCGACTTCTCCGGCGCCGCGAGGCTGCTGAGCGGCTGCGGCGAGGACGCGCGCGTGGCGGCCCTGTATGTCCAAGCAGGCCAGTACGTGGACGCGGCGGAGGCGTACCTGCGCGTGGGTGACGCGGAGCGCGCGGCCGCGGCCTTCGAG
Encoded here:
- a CDS encoding FKBP-type peptidyl-prolyl cis-trans isomerase, whose product is MLRSLLLCALLLPLMGCGDDSPGQGNPDNGDPTKVTYAESLNVDLSTMTLLPTGLYLQDLGAAGTGAEATDGARVQVHYTGWLPDGTKFESSENKAPIGFNVGRRQVIDGWDQGILGMRVGGKRRLIIPSSLGYGSQGSSSGRIPPYTVLIFEVELISVR